The genomic window TTCTCGTCGGCATAAGGCTTAGTTTTAGTTTTCTAAGAACATGCATGTTAGCTTCACTTAAGCTGTAATTAGGCTCAGAAATAAACTAAAACGACACTCCTAAAAAGGGGAGCAAGGAAGAGGTAGCTTGGTTGGATGCTCACCGGAACGTGGGAGTCGCGGGCGTTGCGCTTGGGGTCGGTGGCGGAGAAGACGGTGTACACGAGCACGAAGGTGCCGATGATCTCGGCGGCGAGCCCGGTGCCCTTGGAGTAGCCGGAGGCAAGCTCGttggcgccgccgccgtacCTCACGAAGTAGGCGCTCTGGAAGGCCTTGACGAGCCCGACGCCGCACATGGCGCCGAGGCACTGCGCGATGATGTACAGGACCGCGCGGACCAGGGAGACCTTGCGCGCCAGGAACAGGCCGAACGTTACCGCTGGGTTGATGTGCCCGCCCGAGATGCCGGCGGTGCAGTAGACGAGAACAAAGATCATGCCGCCGAACGCCCACGCGATGCCGAGGATGCCCACGCCGCCGCACGCCGCGTCGGGGGCCGTCGCGTCAGTCTGGTGCTTGTACCCGATGACGGTGGCCACCGTGATGTAGAGGAACAGCAGCGTGGCGATGAACTCGGCGATGACGGCGCGGTACAGCGACCACGACCCCAGCTCCGCCGCGTCGACCAGCGGCGCCGGAGGCGGGTCCGTGTAGTCCTTGGCCGCGAACTCGCCGCCGGCACCGCTCTCGATCACGTCGTCCTTCCCCATGGACGCTAGCTCTACCTTAGCTTAGCTTGGTGTGCTTCTTGGCTTGCTCTTGCAGCTGCAAGAGAGTGACCAGACCAGCCTTGCCAACAAGTGGAGCTTGTGGATGAGTGTCTGAGGTggggggagtgagagggagaggaaggtggTATTTATGGAGGAAGGGGAGGGTTGGTAAGTGACGATGCTGCAAGGCTGGGGTTGGGCCTGAGCACTTTGTTTGTTGCTTAATTTCTTAGTGTCCTTGCTGGAACAGAATATTGAGCagcttctctctttttttcctttctactTCTGTTGATAAGATTGTATGGGTATTttggtttcttttctttttgtctggTTTCCTTGCTCCAATGATGCTGCTTGGATAAGTGATTGGGGTATGCGCTACAAAGCAAAGGATCCCACAATTCACGGGTTGTTTTCCCCCCTAGCGAATACAAGTTTCCTGGAGAAATGTACAAACGAGAGGAGAGGAATTGTGGAGCACTGGCTTGTAAAAATATCGTATACCGTTCAGAATTAGTCTTTCGGGGACACATAACCTAGAGTTATGAAAGTAACTGAAAGGGAAAGTCTGTTGCGCGATTTCAGTCAACAACTTGCAACAGTTATATGTCAAATCTCATTTGCTTAGTTGATGGATTATGACTATGTGGTAGATATAGTCTATGTTATAGTAAAAACTTTGTAATAATAAGTggctaaaatatattttattttattattataaaaagCTTGCAACGCCCCAAAGCTTAGATGGTGGGATGGGGGCAGCGAGGTGGTGGTAACGCAATGAACAAGTTTACTGGCGGGGGCGATGAAAATGGATTTTGGTTAGGAGGTGGTGGACCAAGTGGCGTGCAGCCTCCGAAAACGTTGAAGTTGAGGTAGTTCAGGCGTCTTATAATACTCTAAATTTTTTGTAACCATGTAAAGTTAgttagaggagagaaaaaaacagTTCGCAGTATCTAAGAGTTGGAAGAACATAAGTGATAGAGCTAGAGGTAGAAAATAGGAGCTGGAGCGTTGGATTATAATCCAACCGTTAGAGAGCGTGGactggtttttcttttttcgtcTTCTTTTTTACTTAAATCTGTGACGGACTCATGCCCTAACTGAAAAGGCAAATGCGTAGATATTATTTCCCTATTTCAACTACTTCTTTTAAGGTCGTTTCTTTATCAAACTTCTCATATTACCAACCAAATGATATGGAAAACATAATTCCACTGCCGAACGATGCACTAGTGATGCTTTTTGCGATGCATTATAGTTATATATCAAGATGCCTTTATCTCAATATCTAGAGGAAGTACACTGTATATATTGGACTGGGTGCCCTGAAagtaaattatattttttgcaCCACCAAAATGTGTCCATGTTTTTTTAGGCCAAATAAAGAACGCTTAATTACTTTTGTCTCGATCATCTTGTGGAAGCACATAACTGCACAAGGAATGCGCTGATCTAAATTTCTTACTGCAGATCTTGAGATGTTATGTATCGATATATTATCTTTGATTGCATCTCAATGCCACTCTTTACTACCGTTGCAGGATTACAATGCTAAGCTTTCAGACTTTGGTCTCGCAAGAACAGGACCTAGTGGAGACCAAACCCTTGTGTCAACCCGGGTCATGGGAACTTATGGATATGCAGCTCCAGAATATGTCATGACTGGTAAACAAGGATCTCCCTCTATAATAAGAAGGCAACTCCTCTATGTAATGTGGAAATAAATGAAGATGTTCTCAAGAATGAATAGACTCTGCATTGTACTTGACTTAGTTCAAATTTGTTAATCCTTAATCACCAACTAACTTGCCGCAGGCCATCTGACCGCACGAAGTGATGTTTACGGCTTTGGTGTCGTGCTTCTAGAGATGATTATTGGAAGGAGGGCTGTGGACAAGAGCCGGCCGACCCGTGAGCATAACCTAGTTGAGTGGGCACGCCCCCTCCTCGTCCACAACCGGAAGCTGTTCAGGATCATCGATCCAAGAATGGAAGGGCAGTACTCCACCAAGGCTGCCATTCAATTGCATTCGAAGTGGAGCCAATGCCTTCTTTGGTAAGATGTACTCTTATCATCTTAACAATGTGTCAACTTTCATTTTCATTTCCTTTCCAATCACtagttatatatatttaattaaaaaggaGCGCAACGTTGATTTTTCTAAGTTGCAGTGAACGTTTACAATCGCAACGGCCTGAACTGAAAGGAGCGTCCATGTCGTGTAActaaagaacaagaagaagggagcGTACGTGCAGGTGGGCAGCATTtcgatttgtaaaaaaaaatagctcgaCTACATTACTAGCTTATTCGATTATATTATCATACTAGTAGCTTGTACTAAGTAACAATAACTGGCGGAGATCTCCTAACCATTTATACTTCCTCATGAAAAGAAATTATATatgattctttaaaaaaaatttacaagatcTTAACCTATATCGTAGTTATTAGATCTAACAGCTAACAcgtacaataaaaaaaagaacacataTATCGTACTGAAAGAAATAATCTTTCGAAAAAATCAGATCATACAGAATTCACTTCCCTAATCGCACTAGCGCTCTAGCGATCAGTGAGCTCGGCTGACCGGCGTGCTTTTGCGTCCGCGCGCACGACGGAGCGGTTGCATGGGTCggttggtgggggggggggggtgtcacGACGCATCATCGACCATATGCCGCCGCCCAGAACCGACCTGCGGCGACAACGAAAGACTTGCAGATAAGCTGCGGTACGCAGGAGCGTAGTGCTCCTTTTTCTTACGAGTATCTTATCCCAGCCGCACCCGCGGGCAATCAACCAAGCTGGATAGCTGATACCTGCAGGCAGGCTGCGGGGCGTGGCGCTCGCCTTGAACTAGTTTCTCGCTGCGCGCGGCCGACCGGCCAGCCTGGTTTGGGCGAGGTCCGTGCATGTGCAACTGGATGGATCGCCAGGGGAGCAGACGAGAGCAGATCATGGCTTCGTCGCGCAAGGCGGGGTGGTGCAAGTGGACTTGCGGTCCGGCAGTGAATCGTCGTCATCTAGTATCTCCTATGGGACCAGGTGTGCGGCACCGGTAAGCCCAGGTAATCCACGCACGCTGGCACCCAGTAAGCGCAACAGCAGAAGAAACAAACGGAGTAATTGGTACAGGCACGAGTCCCGTATCGTACATCTCAATTGATGACCAAAATGCAACTGCGAGCGAGCACGGAGGCATCTGTAAATCTGCAGGTAAATCTCTGCACATGCAGCAGGTAAGCAAATCTGATTGCCGATACATGTCTCAATGGACCTGGCCAGCCCTAGCTGTCCGAATCCAATCAGCGGCAGCGGATCGCCTCACGTCGCATCAGAAATTCAGCATCCGCGCGCGGCCCCACTAACGTTCACCTAGACCTAGTACTGGTAGCTTATGCTGTTGCAGCGCTGGCAGGCTCGTGGCTCTCCGATCCCTCCCTTTCGGTCGCCGTTGTTCCAGACCGTTCTCCCACCCTTCCCGAACTCCCAATCCCTATCCACGGCCGTGCGCGCACTGTTCCAACGACGGCAGCTGCTACCGCGCCGGCCTCTGACCGCCACGCCGCGCACGGCCACACATCCGCAGCGCCGCGGTACGCGCCTCAGCTGGCGCACCGcaatccttttctcttttttcccccTCCTCCCTCGAGATTCTCGCACATTCACCTCGTGTGCGCGAGCAGTAGCGCACTGTTCACTCATCACGACGGCTACGCTAGGCTTGGCCGGTCGGTCTCATTTCATAGGAGGAGTAGATGCGTGTCTGCTGCTACAACTAGATGCTTTGCCTCTGTCTGTATCTCtcgtttgattttttttttctatttactATTGTACAGTCAATCGAAATCCCGAATGATTTTAGTGATGACCATTCACGGCCAAGGTTAGCGTTCCGAAGTTTATCAAAGCTAAGTTGTTATTGTCGGACTTAGAAAGGGTATTATAAGAGGTAGGTAGGCATAGTGGAGGAGGCGGACGCAAGGGTAGGGTAGCGAGGCGACGGTGACGCTATCGGTTACGGGCTGTAGAGGAATTCTGGTCAGTCAATACTCGGGTGGGAGCGTCAAGCCACGTTTGGTTAGTGCGGTAGGGGACGACGGGAGCTGCCGAGATGGCTATAGGTGATGGGAGGCTAGGGCATCAGGGCGAGATAGTTGCGTCACGATGGCGCCGTTCAAAGGTTAAAGATGATGTCGTGATCGTCCGATCACGATTTGAAGGCTCACTATCATCGACTAAAATCACTAGAATTTCAATCAAGTGAAAATTAgcagctctctctcttttttaaggAAGCCTACCCTTCTTCTAGTTGTTGTTGCAGGTCTGATGCTTTAATATCAAAAGAATCTCAAGCTGGGTTGGGAATTTATATCTCTCATCGTAGTGATCAACCCCTTGTTCCTTGCACATCGAAGCTAAAGGCTCAAATATAGATTCAATGATACATGCAGAGGCTATGGTGAGGCTAGGGTTGTTATTTCTGAATTGCAGTTTAAATATTGTTTATTTCTCTTGGATTCCCATGAGAGGACCCACGGGACTGAAGAATTCTTCATGTTACTTTAGATATAAGATAATTAAGCCATAGTATTCAAGGAACATTCAGACATATTCCTAGAGAAGAAAATGTTATCAATCTAGATGATGGCAGCATTGTTTTCCGACCGTTCAAATTTTAGACATAATAGCTGTAGACCAATAAGGAGAAAATTTGTAATCTATCAAGTTGGGCTAAACTCTGTACTACTCTTTTTTTGAAATAGTATGCGTATTATTTTCTGACTCGATTtttgaagttgaattttgaCTAAGATTTTCTCATAATATATATCATTTACAACTACGATacctatatagtgtgaaattatttttaaattataaatctagttgtataatttttatatactaaatatttttataatttgattaaatattaatcaaagtatataatttttaatttttttaaaataaatatatatgctATTTCTGAATGTatagagtatttcttgcataTGAATGATTgaacgaaagaaaaaaaaattgacaaagAAAAAAAGCTGTGGCGGTAACGGCGCCCACCTGTGCATTGGAATCCGACATGCGCGATTCCCATATCTCCGGCAGCGCAGCGAGAGCTCCAAGAACCTTTGTTAAGTAGCATCACACCATCTGCTGTTGGTCGATCCCATCACATTTTCTTTGGGCGATGAACAAACTTACTGAGCAAAACGAAGATCCTGCTCAAGAGATGACGATCGGCAAGCCACGTTGGTTCAAGAAATAACCAACCACTGCACGGCATCGGAACTCGCACCCCGGCCGGCTCGTAAAGCCAGGCGCTGATCTCAGCCCAGGACTGCTAATGCTGCGCCACGTAGCATCGGATTCCGCCCGGCCCCTATATGGCGTAGCGACTTCCAGAACGTGAATGCTCTCTTTTCGTACGGACGTATCTTACGAAAATAATTATTCTAGCACCAGTAAACAGTAAATGCGTATACGGACATCTATTAAAAAAATGGGATAATGTCAGTACCACATTATAAAAGTCCTGCGCCTATTATTCTTTCACGAGTCGCTGACAGCGTGTGCATGCTCCAAACAAgggcaaaaatttaaaattagacaacatacatgatcgtatttaccaaaatagataatatatta from Phragmites australis chromosome 14, lpPhrAust1.1, whole genome shotgun sequence includes these protein-coding regions:
- the LOC133890482 gene encoding aquaporin PIP2-1-like — protein: MGKDDVIESGAGGEFAAKDYTDPPPAPLVDAAELGSWSLYRAVIAEFIATLLFLYITVATVIGYKHQTDATAPDAACGGVGILGIAWAFGGMIFVLVYCTAGISGGHINPAVTFGLFLARKVSLVRAVLYIIAQCLGAMCGVGLVKAFQSAYFVRYGGGANELASGYSKGTGLAAEIIGTFVLVYTVFSATDPKRNARDSHVPVLAPLPIGFAVFMVHLATIPITGTGINPARSLGAAVIYNKHKAWHDQWIFWVGPLVGATIAAFYHQYILRAGAIKALGSFRSNA